In Mastomys coucha isolate ucsf_1 unplaced genomic scaffold, UCSF_Mcou_1 pScaffold5, whole genome shotgun sequence, one genomic interval encodes:
- the Sod2 gene encoding superoxide dismutase [Mn], mitochondrial has product MLCRAACSMGRRLGPVAGAAGSRHKHSLPDLPYDYGALEPHINAQIMQLHHSKHHATYVNNLNATEEKYHEALAKGDVTTQVALQPALRFNGGGHINHTIFWTNLSPKGGGEPKGELLEAIKRDFGSFEKFKEKLTAVSVGVQGSGWGWLGFNKEQGRLQIAACSNQDPLQGTTGLIPLLGIDVWEHAYYLQYKNVRPDYLKAIWNVINWENVTERYSACKK; this is encoded by the exons ATGTTGTGTCGGGCGGCGTGCAG cATGGGCAGGAGGCTGGGCCCGGTGGCCGGTGCCGCTGGCTCCCGGCACAAGCACAGCCTCCCCGACCTGCCTTACGACTATGGCGCGCTGGAGCCGCACATTAACGCGCAGATCATGCAGCTGCACCACAGCAAGCACCACGCGACCTACGTGAACAATCTGAACGCCACCGAGGAGAAGTACCACGAGGCGCTGGCCAAGG GAGATGTTACAACTCAGGTTGCTCTTCAGCCTGCACTGAGGTTCAATGGTGGAGGACATATTAATCACACCATTTTCTGGACAAACCTGAGCCCTAAGGGTGGTGGAGAACCCAAAG gaGAGTTGCTGGAGGCTATCAAGCGTGACTTTGGGTCTTTTGAGAAGTTTAAGGAGAAACTGACAGCCGTGTCTGTGGGAGTCCAAGGTTCAGGCTGGGGCTGGCTTGGCTTCAATAAGGAGCAAGGTCGTTTACAGATTGCTGCCTGCTCTAATCAGGACCCATTGCAAGGAACAACAG GCCTCATCCCGCTGCTGGGGATTGATGTGTGGGAGCACGCTTACTACCTTCAGTATAAAAACGTCAGACCTGACTATCTGAAAGCTATTTGGAATGTAATCAACTGGGAGAATGTTACTGAAAGATACTCAGCTTGCAAGAAGTAA